Proteins from one Embleya scabrispora genomic window:
- a CDS encoding protein meaA codes for MRTYAGHSSAAASNALYRRNLAKGQTGLSVAFDLPTQTGYDPDHELSRGEVGKVGVPISHIGDMRELLDGIPVEGMNTSMTINATALWLLALYQVVAEEQGADVAKLTGTTQNDIIKEYLSRGTYVFPPGPSLKLITDTVAYTVSHLPKWNPTNICSYHLQEAGATPVQEIAYAMCTAIAVLDAVRDSGQVPPERMGDVVQRISFFVNAGVRFVEEMCKMRAFVQLWDELTLERYGVRDARQRRFRYGVQVNSLGLTEAQPENNVQRIVLEMLAVTLSKDARARAVQLPAWNEALGLPRPWDQQWSLRIQQVLAYESDLLEYGDIFTGSHVVEAKVADLVAGAREEIDRVQAMGGAVAAIESGYMKSQLVGSHAARRARIEAGEEVVVGVNRFETTEENPLTADLDAAIMSADPDAERSAIEKVRAWRAARDPEAVEAAMTRLREDARAWKAADAVNLMPATLACVRAGVTTGEWSQALREEFGEYRAPTGVSGVVGVQDGAGLGEVRGAVRRTGEELGGRLRLLVGKPGLDGHSNGAEQIAVRARDVGFEVVYQGIRLTPAQIVAAAVEEDVHCVGLSILSGSHLELIPDVLSRMRGAGIGDVPVVVGGIIPSADAASLLAQGVAAVFTPKDFGITEIMGRIVSVIREANGLSA; via the coding sequence ATGCGCACCTACGCCGGTCACTCCTCGGCCGCCGCGTCCAACGCGCTGTACCGCCGCAACCTGGCCAAGGGCCAGACCGGTCTGTCCGTGGCCTTCGACCTGCCCACCCAGACCGGCTACGACCCCGACCACGAACTCTCCCGCGGCGAGGTGGGCAAGGTCGGCGTACCGATCTCGCACATCGGCGACATGCGCGAACTCCTGGACGGCATCCCCGTCGAGGGCATGAACACCTCGATGACGATCAACGCGACCGCGCTGTGGCTGCTCGCGCTGTATCAGGTGGTCGCGGAGGAGCAGGGCGCCGACGTCGCCAAGCTGACGGGCACCACGCAGAACGACATCATCAAGGAATACCTCTCGCGCGGGACCTATGTCTTCCCGCCCGGCCCCTCGCTGAAGCTGATCACCGACACGGTCGCCTACACCGTCTCGCACCTGCCCAAGTGGAACCCCACCAACATCTGCAGCTACCACCTCCAGGAGGCGGGCGCGACGCCGGTGCAGGAGATCGCCTACGCGATGTGCACCGCGATCGCCGTGCTCGACGCGGTCCGCGACTCCGGGCAGGTGCCGCCGGAGCGCATGGGCGACGTGGTCCAGCGCATCTCCTTCTTCGTCAACGCCGGTGTGCGCTTCGTCGAGGAGATGTGCAAGATGCGGGCGTTCGTGCAGCTGTGGGACGAACTCACGCTGGAGCGCTACGGCGTGCGCGACGCCCGGCAGCGCCGGTTCCGCTACGGCGTACAGGTCAACTCGCTCGGGTTGACCGAGGCGCAGCCGGAGAACAACGTCCAGCGCATCGTGCTGGAGATGTTGGCCGTGACGCTGTCCAAGGACGCCCGGGCCCGCGCGGTACAGCTGCCGGCCTGGAACGAGGCGCTGGGCCTGCCCCGGCCGTGGGACCAGCAGTGGTCGTTGCGGATCCAGCAGGTGTTGGCCTACGAGTCGGACCTGCTGGAGTACGGCGACATCTTCACCGGCTCGCATGTGGTCGAGGCCAAGGTCGCGGACCTGGTGGCGGGCGCGCGCGAGGAGATCGACCGGGTGCAGGCGATGGGCGGCGCGGTCGCGGCGATCGAATCGGGCTACATGAAGTCGCAGTTGGTCGGCTCGCATGCGGCCCGGCGGGCCCGGATCGAGGCGGGCGAGGAGGTGGTGGTCGGGGTGAACCGGTTCGAGACCACCGAGGAGAACCCGCTCACCGCGGACCTGGACGCGGCGATCATGAGCGCCGACCCCGACGCCGAGCGCTCGGCGATCGAGAAGGTCCGGGCGTGGCGGGCGGCGCGCGATCCGGAGGCGGTGGAGGCGGCGATGACGCGGCTGCGCGAGGACGCCCGGGCGTGGAAGGCGGCCGACGCGGTCAACCTGATGCCGGCCACGCTGGCGTGTGTGCGGGCGGGGGTGACCACGGGGGAGTGGTCGCAGGCGCTGCGCGAGGAGTTCGGCGAGTATCGCGCGCCGACCGGGGTGTCCGGGGTGGTCGGGGTGCAGGACGGCGCCGGGCTCGGCGAGGTGCGGGGGGCGGTGCGCCGGACCGGGGAGGAACTGGGCGGGCGGCTGCGGTTGTTGGTCGGGAAGCCGGGGCTGGACGGGCACTCGAACGGGGCCGAGCAGATCGCGGTTCGGGCGCGCGATGTCGGGTTCGAGGTGGTGTACCAGGGGATTCGGTTGACGCCGGCGCAGATTGTCGCGGCCGCGGTCGAGGAGGACGTGCACTGTGTGGGGCTGTCGATCCTGTCTGGGTCGCATTTGGAGCTGATCCCCGACGTGCTCTCGCGCATGCGCGGCGCGGGGATCGGTGATGTGCCGGTGGTGGTGGGCGGGATCATTCCTTCTGCGGATGCGGCGTCGTTGTTGGCGCAGGGGGTGGCGGCTGTGTTCACGCCGAAGGACTTCGGGATCACGGAGATCATGGGGCGGATCGTCTCGGTGATTCGGGAGGCGAACGGGCTGTCGGCCTGA
- a CDS encoding STAS domain-containing protein — protein MRVWGDPRELHLEGVLDVRSTADVRLALHDALDHGDGDLILNLTHVPALDTTGLGLIVGAHRRAGRRERRLVLIGVNPDVRRILVLTRLHRILTLRQPTAA, from the coding sequence ATGCGCGTTTGGGGCGACCCGCGTGAGCTGCACTTGGAAGGCGTGCTCGACGTGCGGTCCACCGCCGACGTCCGGTTGGCGCTGCACGACGCGCTGGACCACGGCGACGGCGACCTGATTCTCAACCTCACCCACGTGCCCGCGCTGGACACCACCGGCCTGGGACTGATCGTCGGCGCGCATCGACGCGCGGGCCGACGCGAGCGCCGACTCGTGCTGATCGGGGTCAATCCCGACGTGCGCCGGATTTTGGTGCTGACTCGGTTGCACCGCATCCTCACCCTGCGCCAACCCACCGCCGCCTGA
- a CDS encoding 3-hydroxyacyl-CoA dehydrogenase family protein yields the protein MTKKIAVVGAGLMGSGIAQVAARAGHTVVLRDVTDAALARGLSGIEASFEKFTAKGTLTAEDASAALARITTTIDLDAVADADVVVEAVFEKVEIKQGVFRELDRICKADAVLATNTSAIPITEIAAVTGRPEAVVGMHFFSPVPLMKLCELVRGFKTSDETLAAARELAEEMGKTCIVVNRDVAGFVTTRLITALTVEAVKLYEAGVATAEDIDIACRLGFGHAMGPLATADLTGVDIMRNATSNIYTETKDEKFAPPELLNRMVAAGDLGRKSGKGFYAY from the coding sequence GTGACCAAGAAGATCGCCGTCGTCGGGGCCGGGTTGATGGGATCGGGCATCGCCCAGGTCGCCGCCCGGGCGGGCCACACCGTGGTGCTGCGCGATGTCACCGACGCCGCGTTGGCCCGGGGCCTGAGCGGGATCGAGGCCTCGTTCGAGAAGTTCACGGCCAAGGGCACGCTGACCGCCGAGGACGCCTCGGCGGCGCTCGCCCGGATCACCACCACCATCGACCTGGACGCGGTGGCGGACGCGGACGTCGTGGTCGAGGCGGTGTTCGAGAAGGTCGAGATCAAGCAGGGCGTCTTCCGCGAACTGGACCGCATCTGCAAGGCCGACGCGGTGCTCGCGACCAACACCTCGGCGATCCCGATCACCGAGATCGCCGCGGTCACCGGCCGCCCGGAGGCGGTGGTCGGCATGCACTTCTTCTCCCCGGTGCCGCTGATGAAGCTGTGCGAACTGGTCCGCGGGTTCAAGACCTCGGACGAGACGCTGGCCGCCGCGCGGGAGTTGGCCGAGGAGATGGGCAAGACCTGCATCGTGGTCAACCGGGACGTGGCCGGCTTCGTGACCACCCGGCTGATCACCGCGCTGACCGTCGAGGCGGTCAAGCTGTACGAGGCGGGTGTGGCCACCGCCGAGGACATCGACATCGCCTGCCGGCTGGGGTTCGGACACGCGATGGGCCCGCTGGCCACCGCGGACCTCACCGGCGTGGACATCATGCGCAACGCGACGAGCAACATCTACACCGAGACCAAGGACGAGAAGTTCGCGCCGCCGGAGTTGCTGAACCGCATGGTGGCCGCGGGCGACCTGGGCCGGAAGTCCGGCAAGGGCTTCTACGCCTACTGA
- the murA gene encoding UDP-N-acetylglucosamine 1-carboxyvinyltransferase produces MDRFRVTGGQRLAGEVRITGAKNSALKLMAAALLAEGTTVLEEAPRILDVEIMSELLRRLGCEVEGETTGTVRIDVPAAPRFEADYDLVRSMRASICVLGPLLARCGEVHVAYPGGDAIGSRGLDMHIEGLVKLGATVENSHGVLIAKAPKGLKGTTVWLDFPSVGATENILMAAVLADGRTVIDNAAREPEIVDICAMLTEMGARIEGAGSSTLEIEGVDGLKPVRHRTVPDRIVACTFAVAAAMTLGDVTVRNAHPEHLEIALDKLTLAGAEVSPVRDGFRVVMDRRPKAVDVVTLPYPGFATDMQPFFAAMNSIAEGSAMITENLFEARFVFLQELLRLGASIRTDGHHAIVRGVEQLSGAPVLTADIRAGAGLVLAGLVADGDTTVSGVHHIDRGYTGLEIQLQSLGAKIVREPEPESTSRF; encoded by the coding sequence ATGGACAGGTTCCGGGTGACAGGTGGTCAGCGGCTCGCCGGCGAGGTGCGGATCACGGGCGCGAAGAACAGCGCGCTGAAATTGATGGCGGCCGCGTTGCTCGCGGAGGGCACCACGGTGCTCGAGGAGGCTCCCCGGATCCTCGACGTCGAGATCATGAGCGAGTTGCTGCGGCGCCTCGGCTGTGAGGTCGAGGGCGAGACCACCGGGACGGTGCGGATCGACGTGCCGGCCGCGCCGCGCTTCGAGGCGGACTACGACCTGGTGCGCAGCATGCGGGCGTCGATCTGCGTACTCGGGCCGCTGCTCGCGCGCTGCGGCGAGGTGCACGTCGCCTATCCGGGAGGGGACGCGATCGGCTCGCGCGGTCTGGACATGCACATCGAGGGCCTGGTCAAGCTCGGCGCGACCGTGGAGAACTCGCACGGTGTGCTGATCGCCAAGGCGCCGAAGGGATTGAAGGGCACCACCGTCTGGCTGGACTTCCCCAGCGTCGGCGCGACCGAGAACATCCTGATGGCCGCGGTCCTGGCCGACGGGCGCACGGTGATCGACAACGCGGCCCGCGAGCCGGAGATCGTGGACATCTGCGCGATGCTCACCGAGATGGGCGCGCGGATCGAGGGCGCGGGCTCGTCCACGCTGGAGATCGAGGGTGTCGACGGGCTCAAGCCGGTGCGCCACCGCACCGTCCCGGACCGGATCGTGGCCTGCACCTTCGCGGTCGCGGCGGCGATGACCCTGGGCGATGTGACGGTGCGCAACGCGCATCCGGAACACCTGGAGATCGCGCTCGACAAGCTGACCCTCGCCGGCGCCGAGGTCTCGCCCGTGCGGGACGGCTTCCGGGTGGTGATGGATCGGCGGCCGAAGGCGGTGGACGTGGTGACGCTGCCGTACCCGGGGTTCGCGACCGACATGCAGCCGTTCTTCGCGGCGATGAACTCGATCGCCGAGGGCTCGGCGATGATCACCGAGAACCTCTTCGAGGCGCGGTTCGTATTCCTTCAGGAACTGCTGCGACTCGGCGCGTCGATCCGCACCGACGGGCACCACGCGATCGTGCGCGGGGTGGAACAGCTGTCCGGCGCCCCGGTGTTGACCGCCGACATCCGCGCGGGCGCGGGCCTGGTGCTGGCCGGTCTGGTCGCCGACGGGGACACCACGGTGAGCGGGGTGCACCACATCGACCGCGGCTACACGGGTCTGGAGATACAGCTCCAGTCGCTCGGCGCCAAGATCGTCCGGGAGCCGGAGCCGGAGAGTACCTCGCGTTTCTGA
- a CDS encoding cob(I)yrinic acid a,c-diamide adenosyltransferase, producing MVNLTRIYTRTGDDGTTALGDMSRTAKTDPRLAAYADVDETNAVIGVALSLGNLDEDVVTLLTRVQNDLFDLGADLSTPVVEDPKYPPLRVEQSYIDALEAACDAYNENLEKLRSFILNGGTPGAALLHQARTVARRAERTTWAALEVHGDSMNPLTVKYLNRLSDLLFILARHANREVGDVLWVPGANR from the coding sequence ATGGTCAACCTCACCCGGATCTACACCCGCACCGGCGACGACGGCACCACCGCCCTCGGCGACATGTCGCGCACGGCCAAGACCGACCCGCGGCTCGCGGCCTACGCCGACGTGGACGAGACGAACGCGGTGATCGGCGTCGCGCTCTCGCTGGGCAACCTCGACGAGGACGTCGTCACGCTGCTCACCCGCGTCCAGAACGACCTGTTCGACCTGGGCGCCGACCTGTCCACCCCGGTGGTCGAGGACCCGAAGTACCCGCCGCTGCGGGTCGAGCAGAGCTACATCGACGCCCTGGAGGCGGCCTGCGACGCGTACAACGAGAACCTGGAGAAGCTGCGCAGCTTCATCCTCAACGGCGGCACCCCGGGCGCGGCCCTGCTGCACCAGGCCCGCACCGTCGCACGCCGCGCCGAGCGCACCACGTGGGCGGCCCTGGAGGTGCACGGCGACTCGATGAACCCGCTGACGGTGAAATACCTCAACCGCCTGTCCGACCTGCTGTTCATCCTGGCCAGGCACGCCAATCGCGAGGTCGGCGACGTGCTGTGGGTGCCGGGCGCCAACCGCTGA